One Mixta gaviniae genomic window carries:
- a CDS encoding SirB2 family protein, with the protein MAAYYGVIKHLHLLTVAVTVTLFILRFIWLQSGSAMMSRRWVRIVPHINDTLLFVTGICLVMITHFYPFTPQGNWLTEKLFGVIIYVALGVVAFGRRPREAKVRWIAFIVALAVLGIIIKLAVTKLPLLGIV; encoded by the coding sequence ATGGCTGCTTACTATGGCGTAATTAAACACCTTCATCTGCTGACCGTCGCCGTTACGGTAACGCTGTTTATTCTGCGTTTTATCTGGCTGCAGAGCGGCTCGGCGATGATGTCGCGGCGCTGGGTGCGCATCGTGCCCCATATTAACGATACGCTGCTGTTTGTGACCGGCATCTGCCTGGTGATGATCACCCATTTTTATCCGTTCACGCCGCAGGGTAACTGGCTGACGGAGAAGCTGTTTGGCGTTATTATCTATGTCGCCCTGGGCGTTGTGGCTTTCGGCCGCCGTCCGCGTGAGGCTAAAGTACGCTGGATTGCCTTTATCGTGGCGCTGGCGGTGCTGGGCATCATTATTAAGCTGGCCGTCACCAAACTGCCGCTTTTGGGGATTGTATGA